The Haloterrigena turkmenica DSM 5511 genome includes the window GAGAGTTTTGCGACGAGTTCTATAAGCGTATTCCTCACGGTCGATCGAGAGGTACCGACGGCGTCGCCGTCGCCGTCGAGGCCACGACGCCCGAGGCACCACCGAGCCGACGACGCTCGAGCCGAGGGCGTTCGAGAGGCAGCGTTCGACCGACGATCTCGAGCCCGCCGCCGGCGAGCGCGCGCCGGAGCGAACGGACGAACCACTTAACAGATCGGTCGTTGAACCTCGCTACGTAGTATGTCAGCGAACACCACGGCGGCGACGGTAGCGGCGGTACTGACTCGAGCGGTCGGAAGGCGGTCGCGATGACGACGGCCCAGTTCAGCCTCGAGGGACAGACGGCCGTCGTCACCGGCTCCTCGAGCGGTATCGGGAAGGCGATGGTCGAGCGGTTCGCCGACGACGGCGCGAACGTCGTCGTCACCTCGCGGGAGCTGGAGAACGTCGAACCCGTCGCCGAGGCGATCAACGAGAGCGAGGCCGACGGGCAGGCGCTGGCCGTCGAGTGCGACGTGACTGACCGCGAGGCGGTCGACGAACTGATCGCGCGGACCGTCGACGTCTTCGGCGGGCTCGATACCCTCGTCAACAACGCCGGGGCGAGCTTTCAGGCGCCGCCGGCGGAGATCAGCGAGAACGGCTGGAAGACCATCGTCGACATCAACCTCCACGGCACGTTCCACTGCTCGCAGGCGGCGGGCGCGTACATGCGTGAGCACGACGGCGGGAAGATCATCAACGTCGCGAGCGTCGCCGGACAGCGCGGCTCGCGCCAGATGAGCCACTACGGTGCCGCGAAGGCCGGTGTGATCAACTTCACCAAATCGGTCGCCGCCGACTGGGCCGAGGACGACGTCTGGGTCAACTGTATCGCGCCCGGACTCGTCGCAACGGAGGGCGTTAAGTCCCAGATGGGCGTCGACGACGACGCCGACGCCATCGACCGGACGACGGCCGACCGGACGATCGGCACCCCCGAGGAGGTTGCCGACCTCGCGCAGTTCCTCGCGAGTCCGGCCTCGTCGTACATCGTCGGCGAGACGATCACGATCACGGGGACGCCCCGACTGGAGTAGCGCCGTCTGAATCCGTTCCGTGTTACCAGTACCCATATATTTTTCAGGGAGATCGTCAAAGTACGCCCCATATGGACCGCGAGCTCGTCCCGGCGGAGTCGCTGCTGTCGCCGCCGTACGACGGCAACGTCGCCAATCTCCTCGAGCGGACGCTCACGGAGTACCCCGACGAGACGGCGATCGAACACGACGGCGAGGCTGTCACCTACCGCGAACTGGACGCGACGATCGACCGCTACGAGCGCGGGCTCCGCGCCGCCGGCCTCGAGACCGGCGACCGGGCCTGCGTCTACGTGCCCAACGGCATCGACTTCTGTGCGGTGATCTGGGCCTGCTGTCGGGCCGGGATCATCGCCAGCCCGCTGAACCCGGCCTATCGGCGCCGCGAGATCGAGTATCAGGTCGACCACGCCGCCGCGGCGGCGATCGTCGTCGCCGGGGACCCCGTCGACCACGTCGTCGACGCCGTCGCCGACCTCGAGGCCGAGATCCTCACGACTGCGCTGGCCGGCGACGTCGACGGCGAGTGCGACTCGCTCGCTGACCTCGGCGACGAACCCGTGGGCATCGTCGCCGGGGACGACAGTGGGGCAACGACCAGCGACGGCGACGGCGGTGCCGCGACGACCGCCGACAGTCGTTCGGTCGAGATCGTCGATCGGTCGGACGACGACGTGCTGCTCCAGCCGTACACCTCGGGGACGACCGGCGACCCGAAGGGCGTCCTACTGACCCATCGGAACTTCCGCGTCCAGATCGCCACCAGCGTCTCGGGGTACAGCGCCAGCCCCGTTCAGGGCGACGCACTGATCATCCTCCCGATGTACCACATCACGGGGCTGCTCCAGATGATGGCCGCGCTGTGTGCCGGCCGGACGCTCCACCTCGTGCGGCCCGACCGGTGGGACCCCGAGCGCGTCCTCGAGTTGCTCGACGAATACGACGTCCCGTCGTTCGTCGGGGTCGCGACGATGTTCAACGACCTGCTCAAGGCATACGATCCCGAGGCGTACGACCTCGAGTCGCTCCAGAAAGCGGGACAGGGCGGTGATAAACTCCCCGAGCCCGTGCAACGGGAGTTCGAGGAGACGTTCGACGCGCCGCTCTTGGAGGGGTACGGCCTCACGGAGACGACCGCGACGACGCACACGCTCCGCCGGTCGACGCTCGGGATCCGCGCCGGCAGCATCGGGCAACCGCTCGGCCACACGCGCTCGAAGATCGTCGACGAGAACGGCGAGGAGGTCGACGTCGGTGAAGAGGGCGAGATCCTCGTCGATGGCCCACAGGTGATGAACGGTTACTATAAGAACCCCGAGGCGAACGAGGAGGTCTTTACGGAAGATGGCTTCTTCCGGACCGGCGACATCGGCTCCCGCGACGAGGACAACTACTACTACGTCAAGGGCCGCGAGAAGGAGATGATCCTGACGGCGGGATACAACGTCTATCCCCGAGAGATCGAGGAAACGCTGTACGATCACCCGGGCGTGCTCGAGGCGGCGGTCTTCGGCGTTCCCGACGACCGACGGGGCGAGACGGTCGCGGCCGCCGTCGTCACGGGCGACGGCGCGGACCTCGACGAGGACGAGATCGAGGAGTACGTCCTCGGGGAACTCGCGCCGTACAAACACCCGCGGTACGTCGAGATCCGCGAGGAACTCCCCAAGACGGGCAGCGGCAAGGTGCGGAAGACCGTCCTCCGCGAGGAGTTCCGGGAGGCATACGTGAGCGGATGACTCGATAGCCTCAGCCGGACGGACCCGGAGCGTCGAGCGACTCGGCGCCCGAACGGCAGTTTGGGAGGACGGACGTACGGATCGATCTGATCCCGGGCGAACCCCCGCACAGCGACCGATCACAACGTTGAACACGGCATGACCGAAATCACACACCGACTTCGATGACCGACGACGCGACGCCGGACGACACGTACTCGACCGGCGAGATCAGGACCGTCGCCCTCGCGGTCATCGCCGGGATCTTCTTCGGCGGCGTGGCCACCGGCGTTGCCTTCCCGACGCTGCCGCTGCTCGACGAGCGGCTCGTGATCAGCACGGTGATGCTGAGCGTGATCCTCTCGGCCAACCGCATCGCGCGGCTATTCATGAACACGCCGGCCGGGACGGTCATCGACCGCGTCGGCGCGCGAACGCCGATGATCCTCGGGCTCTTCACGCAGGCGCTCGCGCCGTTCGGCTACATCGCAGGCCTCCGGACGCCGCCGATCATCCTTGGGACGATTCCCGGGTTCGGCGAGGTGTCGCTCCCGGGCGTCGTCTTCGTCCTCGCGCGGACGTTCTGGGGGCTGGGAAGCGCGTTCGTGTTCATCGGTGCGTTCGCGACGATCACGTACGTGACGACCTCGGAGAACCGCGGCCGCTGGGTCGGCTACATGCGCGGCGGCCAGTCGCTGGGGTTCCCGACCGGTCTCATCCTCGGCGGCCTGCTGACCGACGTCGCCTCGATGGAGATCGCCTTCTTCACGGCCGGGATCCTCGCCCTGATCGCCGGCACGGTCGCGACGTTCGTCCTCCCTGACGTCCACGCCGGTGCCGACACGAGATCGGCGAAGCTCGGCGAGGTGCCGGCCCTGCTGCGCGGACAGCCGACCGTGTTGCTGATCGGGTTCGGAAACTTCACCGTCCGCTTCCTCTGGGGCGGGATCATCCTCTCGACGCTCGCCCGCTTCGCGGACTTCCACGGCCTCGAGCTCGCCGTCCTCGAGGCCGCGGGCATCAGCGGCGTCGTGATGGGCGTCGGCGTGCTCACGATGGGCGGGACGACGGTCGGGACCGGCTGGATCTCCGATATGGTCAGCGACCGGACGCTGCTGACGGTGCCCGCGTTCCTGTCGATGGGGGCGGGTTTCCTCCTGATCGCGTACGTGCCGACGATCGAGTCGCTGTTCGGCGCGCTGGTGTTGATCGGCGCCGGCATGGGCGCGGCCGCCCCCGCGATGCTCGCGATCCTGGGCGACCTCACGCCTGGCGACGAGCTCGGACGGATGGGCGGCGTCTATCAGGTGTTGGGCGACGTCGGCCTCAGTCTCGGCCCGCTGATCGCGCTCCCCGCCGTCGACAGCTGGTTCGGCTATCAGCTGACCTACGTCCTCTGTGCGGTGCTGGTCTGTAGCTGCCTGCTGATCGTCTCGCTGCCGCTCCTTCGGAACCCGGACGTCACGACGTCGACCGCGAAAGCGGACTGAACGGCGCTGTTTCGTTACGCGTGAAAAGCGAGGCGGTGCGATTTTGTGGTGCTCTATGCCAAGAATCGACCGAATCAGTGGGTGTAGTGACTGGCTTGATTTGAGTTTTGTGGAGCGAGAACGGACACCGCGTCAGTTGATGGAGCTCGGTATTCGACTCTATCTCGCGTATCTCTCGCTTTCAAATACAGTTCGGAAATTATAGGGTTTCGGTGTCAACCGCAGTCGCAAGACAGTCCACGATTGGGTTCACAAGTGCGATCTACAGCCGGCAGCTGACGAGAGCCCGAATCACGTCGCGCTTGACGAGACGGTGATTCAACGTGACGAACACCGCTATTGGCTGTACACTGCGGTTGATCCGCAAGCGAACAAAACACTCCATACATGGCTGTATTCAACGACTGCGACCGCGTTGACAGAACGATCCCTGCAAGAACTCACGGCGAAACATGATCTTGCTGCTGCTGTGTTCCTCGTCGATGGATCGAAACATCTCCAGACTGCACTCCGTCGATCCGGGCTCCGATTTCGATACGAAAAACATAGAATCGGAACGCTGCTGAACGTATCTTTAGTGATATAAATTGACGGTTCTCTTCGTTCTCAAACTGTTTCAGCCACGCAAAACCGTCAACAGCCGAATCGTGGCTCCAAGCCTTTGCCGTCCGGTACAATTCGACGAACTAAGCACGACCGACTGAACCGATCGAAACTGTTATCGAAGGTTGTGTGGGTTATGATATCATGGATCACAAAGCGGCGGCCGTCGTCGGCGGCGGTATCATGGGCGCCGGCATCGCACAGGTACTGGCCCGCAACGGCTACGAGGTCCGCGTTCGCGAGATCGACGAGGAACTGGCTACGGAGGCCCGCGAACGCGTCGTGTCGGGCAACTACGGCCTCGAGGATGCCGTCGAGGGCGGCTATCTCTCCGAGGACGAGATGGAGTCGGTCTTAGAGCGGCTGACGTTCACGACGGACCTCGACGAGGCGACTGTCGGCACCGAGTTCGTCATCGAGGCCGTCACCGAGGACCTCGCGATCAAGGGTCAGGTCTTCCGCGACCTGGATGAGGTCACCGACGACCAGCCGCTGTACTCGAACACGAGCGGGTTCTCGGTGACGTCGATCGCCAACGCCGTTTCGGCCCCCTCCCGCGTCGCCGTCACGCACTTCTTCAACCCGGTACCGATCATGTCGATGGTCGAGATCGTTCAGGCCCCCGAGACCGACGAGGCGGTCGTCGAGCGGGCGGAGGAGCTCGTCGACGAACTCGGCAAGACCAGCGTCACCATCGACGACGACCCCGGCTCCTACGGCTTCATCGCCAACCGCTGTCACGCCGCGATGCGCGAGGAGGCCCAGAAGATCGTCGACGAGGGCATCGCGACCGAAGAGCAGGTCGACAAAGCGCTCGAGGAGGGATACAACCTCCCCGTCGGACCGTTCTCGCTGCGCGGTATCGGTGAGGAGTGGGACTGACGGAACGATGTAGTCGTATCGCTCCGGGCCGGGGACTCAGCGCGCACCACCGCCACTGCACGCCATTCCCCGCGCTGAGCGTGGAGTAAAATGGGCGTCTCGAGTAGCTACTTTCCTTCGAACTCGGGTTCGCGGTCCTCGTCGAACGCGGCCGCGCCCTCCGCGTGGTCCTCGGTCTCGAGCAGTTCCCGGAAGAGTCGATTGTCGTAGCGCAGCCCCTCCTCGAGTCCCGACTGCACGGCCATGT containing:
- a CDS encoding SDR family NAD(P)-dependent oxidoreductase, with protein sequence MTTAQFSLEGQTAVVTGSSSGIGKAMVERFADDGANVVVTSRELENVEPVAEAINESEADGQALAVECDVTDREAVDELIARTVDVFGGLDTLVNNAGASFQAPPAEISENGWKTIVDINLHGTFHCSQAAGAYMREHDGGKIINVASVAGQRGSRQMSHYGAAKAGVINFTKSVAADWAEDDVWVNCIAPGLVATEGVKSQMGVDDDADAIDRTTADRTIGTPEEVADLAQFLASPASSYIVGETITITGTPRLE
- a CDS encoding class I adenylate-forming enzyme family protein, whose amino-acid sequence is MDRELVPAESLLSPPYDGNVANLLERTLTEYPDETAIEHDGEAVTYRELDATIDRYERGLRAAGLETGDRACVYVPNGIDFCAVIWACCRAGIIASPLNPAYRRREIEYQVDHAAAAAIVVAGDPVDHVVDAVADLEAEILTTALAGDVDGECDSLADLGDEPVGIVAGDDSGATTSDGDGGAATTADSRSVEIVDRSDDDVLLQPYTSGTTGDPKGVLLTHRNFRVQIATSVSGYSASPVQGDALIILPMYHITGLLQMMAALCAGRTLHLVRPDRWDPERVLELLDEYDVPSFVGVATMFNDLLKAYDPEAYDLESLQKAGQGGDKLPEPVQREFEETFDAPLLEGYGLTETTATTHTLRRSTLGIRAGSIGQPLGHTRSKIVDENGEEVDVGEEGEILVDGPQVMNGYYKNPEANEEVFTEDGFFRTGDIGSRDEDNYYYVKGREKEMILTAGYNVYPREIEETLYDHPGVLEAAVFGVPDDRRGETVAAAVVTGDGADLDEDEIEEYVLGELAPYKHPRYVEIREELPKTGSGKVRKTVLREEFREAYVSG
- a CDS encoding MFS transporter, producing the protein MTDDATPDDTYSTGEIRTVALAVIAGIFFGGVATGVAFPTLPLLDERLVISTVMLSVILSANRIARLFMNTPAGTVIDRVGARTPMILGLFTQALAPFGYIAGLRTPPIILGTIPGFGEVSLPGVVFVLARTFWGLGSAFVFIGAFATITYVTTSENRGRWVGYMRGGQSLGFPTGLILGGLLTDVASMEIAFFTAGILALIAGTVATFVLPDVHAGADTRSAKLGEVPALLRGQPTVLLIGFGNFTVRFLWGGIILSTLARFADFHGLELAVLEAAGISGVVMGVGVLTMGGTTVGTGWISDMVSDRTLLTVPAFLSMGAGFLLIAYVPTIESLFGALVLIGAGMGAAAPAMLAILGDLTPGDELGRMGGVYQVLGDVGLSLGPLIALPAVDSWFGYQLTYVLCAVLVCSCLLIVSLPLLRNPDVTTSTAKAD
- a CDS encoding 3-hydroxyacyl-CoA dehydrogenase family protein, translated to MDHKAAAVVGGGIMGAGIAQVLARNGYEVRVREIDEELATEARERVVSGNYGLEDAVEGGYLSEDEMESVLERLTFTTDLDEATVGTEFVIEAVTEDLAIKGQVFRDLDEVTDDQPLYSNTSGFSVTSIANAVSAPSRVAVTHFFNPVPIMSMVEIVQAPETDEAVVERAEELVDELGKTSVTIDDDPGSYGFIANRCHAAMREEAQKIVDEGIATEEQVDKALEEGYNLPVGPFSLRGIGEEWD